Below is a genomic region from Escherichia ruysiae.
GTGGTCAGTACTGAACCGACTGATTGCCAGGTATACCGTGGTCAGCGCGGTCGTATGGAAATTCGTATTGATGTTCAGGGCGTTAGCTGTCACGGTTCTGCGCCAGAACGCGGTGATAACGCCATTTTCAAAATGGGACCGATTCTTGGCGAATTACAAGAACTGTCCCAACGTCTGGGTTATGACGAATTCCTCGGCAAAGGTACGCTGACCGTTTCTGAAATTTTCTTTACCTCCCCAAGCCGTTGCGCTGTAGCAGACAGCTGCGCAGTTTCTATTGACCGTCGTCTGACCTGGGGTGAAACCTGGGAAGGCGCGCTGGACGAAATCCGCGCCCTGCCAGCAGTTCAAAAAGCGAATGCTGTCGTTTCTATGTACAACTATGACCGTCCGTCCTGGACTGGCCTGGTCTACCCAACCGAATGCTACTTCCCGACCTGGAAAGTGGAAGAAGATCACTTCACTGTTAAAGCCCTGGTGAATGCCTACGAAGGTCTGTTTGGCAAAGCGCCGGTCGTTGATAAGTGGACCTTCTCAACTAACGGCGTATCCATCATGGGTCGTCACGGCATTCCGGTGATCGGCTTTGGCCCAGGTAAAGAACCTGAAGCGCACGCGCCAAACGAAAAAACCTGGAAATCACACCTGGTGACCTGTGCTGCTATGTACGCTGCAATCCCGTTAAGCTGGCTGGCAACCGAATAATTATTCTTAACTTATTCCCCTCCGGTTCGCCGGAGGGTTTTTGGAGTTTGCTATGCGCGTATTGATCAAAAACGGCACTGTCGTGAACGCAGATGGACAAGCAAAGCAGGATTTGTTGATTGAAAGCGGGATTGTTCGCCAGTTGGGCACCAATATTTCGCCGCAGCTCCCTTATGAAGACATTGATGCCACTGGCTGTTACGTTTTCCCTGGCGGCGTGGATGTCCATACGCATTTTAATATTGATGTCGGCATTGCGCGCAGTTGTGATGATTTTTTTACCGGTACTCGCGCAGCCGCGTGTGGCGGTACAACAACCATTATTGACCATATGGGATTTGGCCCAAATGGCTGCCGGTTACGCCATCAACTGGAAGTTTATCGTGGTTATGCCGCCCATAAGGCGGTCATCGACTACAGCTTTCACGGTGTGATCCAGCACATTAATCACGCCATCCTCGACGAAATCCCGATGATGGTCGAGGAAGGGCTGAGCAGTTTTAAACTCTATTTAACCTATCAATATAAACTCAACGATGATGAAGTGTTGCAAGCATTACGCCGCTTGCATGAGTCTGGCGCCCTGACCACTGTGCACCCGGAAAATGACGCAGCTATCGCCAGCAAGCGGGCGGAATTTATTGCCGCCGGGTTAACCGCGCCGCGCTATCACGCCTTGAGTCGACCTCTGGAATGCGAAGCTGAAGCTATCGCCCGCATGATTAATCTGGCGCAACTTGCCGGCAACGCCCCACTCTATATCGTCCATCTGTCTAACGGCTTAGGTCTGGATTACCTGCGCCTTGCCCGCGCGAATCACCAGCCTGTCTGGGTTGAAACTTGTCCGCAATATCTTCTGCTGGACGAACGCAGTTACGATACAGAAGACGGAATGAAATTTATCCTTAGCCCACCGCTGCGCAATGTTCGCGAGCAGGACAAACTGTGGTGTGGCATCAGCGATGGTGCGATTGACGTGGTGGCGACCGATCATTGCACCTTCTCGATGGCTCAACGCCAGCAAATTTCTAAAGGCGATTTCAGTCGCTGCCCAAATGGCTTGCCCGGTGTGGAAAATCGTATGCAATTGCTGTTCTCCAGCGGCGTAATGACCGGACGTATCACACCGGAACGTTTTGTTGAGTTAACCAGCGCGATGCCCGCCAGGCTGTTTGGCCTGTGGCCGCAAAAAGGATTATTAGCGCCCGGTTCCGATGGCGACGTGGTGATTATCGACCCACGTCAGAGCCAACAAATTCAACATCGCCATCTCCACGACAACGCCGACTATTCGCC
It encodes:
- the hyuA gene encoding D-phenylhydantoinase — protein: MRVLIKNGTVVNADGQAKQDLLIESGIVRQLGTNISPQLPYEDIDATGCYVFPGGVDVHTHFNIDVGIARSCDDFFTGTRAAACGGTTTIIDHMGFGPNGCRLRHQLEVYRGYAAHKAVIDYSFHGVIQHINHAILDEIPMMVEEGLSSFKLYLTYQYKLNDDEVLQALRRLHESGALTTVHPENDAAIASKRAEFIAAGLTAPRYHALSRPLECEAEAIARMINLAQLAGNAPLYIVHLSNGLGLDYLRLARANHQPVWVETCPQYLLLDERSYDTEDGMKFILSPPLRNVREQDKLWCGISDGAIDVVATDHCTFSMAQRQQISKGDFSRCPNGLPGVENRMQLLFSSGVMTGRITPERFVELTSAMPARLFGLWPQKGLLAPGSDGDVVIIDPRQSQQIQHRHLHDNADYSPWEGITCQGAIVRTLSRGETIFCDGAFTGKAGRGRFLRRKPFVPPVL
- a CDS encoding YgeY family selenium metabolism-linked hydrolase, yielding MAKNIPFKLILEKAKDYQADMTRFLRDMVAIPSESCDEKRVVHRIKEEMEKVGFDKVEIDPMGNVLGYIGHGPRLVAMDAHIDTVGIGNIKNWEFDPYEGMETDELIGGRGTSDQEGGMASMVYAGKIIKDLGLEDEYTLLVTGTVQEEDCDGLCWQYIIEQSGIRPEFVVSTEPTDCQVYRGQRGRMEIRIDVQGVSCHGSAPERGDNAIFKMGPILGELQELSQRLGYDEFLGKGTLTVSEIFFTSPSRCAVADSCAVSIDRRLTWGETWEGALDEIRALPAVQKANAVVSMYNYDRPSWTGLVYPTECYFPTWKVEEDHFTVKALVNAYEGLFGKAPVVDKWTFSTNGVSIMGRHGIPVIGFGPGKEPEAHAPNEKTWKSHLVTCAAMYAAIPLSWLATE